TAAACCAGAGGCTACGACAAATTAAATTCAATCGCTATTGCCTATGCTGCAACATGCAGCTCAATCTTCAACGAACAATCATCATTAATTATTAAATAGAGGAGTGTAGGGTGAACTCGTATCAAGGAAAACCCGGAATTATTATTGGCTGCGCTGCGGCCGCATTAGGCGCAATGATTCAGCCAGTATGGGCTGCTGAAACTGAAGTGACCAATGTTCAACTCAATCCCACTGCAAAGGGATTTGAACTCGTACTTGGAACTCAAGGTGATAACCGCCCCCCCATTTTTACAGTCAATCGAGGTAATACTTCCGTTTCCGATGTCAGTAATTCTCTCTTACGACTGCCGGAAGCAGGCTCATTTCAACAGAAAGATCCAGCTCCTGGCATTAAATTTGTAGAAGTTCGACAATTAGATCCTGATACAGTCCGGATTACAGTTGAAGGAGTTCATTCTGCTCCCATTGCCGAAACGATTCGCAACGACAATCGTGATGGTGTATTGGCCATCAAATTTGATGGTGCTCCCGGTAGTAGTGATCCGGTAGCCACATCTTCTCAACCCTCCAATCTTCGCTCTCGGGCTAGCGCTGTGCCCTCCTTTAGAAGTCGGGCTAAGGCTCCCCCTGTTGGAGATATGGCCATCGCTCCCTTGAATGTTGAGCCTGACCGTATTGATCTGGGAAGTGACCAAATTATCCCTAAGTTGCTACTGCGTGAAGCTCCTGTACGAGAAGTTTTGACACTCTTAGGCCGTGCTGCTAATGTCAACGTTGCATTTGCAGAGCAAGGTGGTGAAGGTGAAGAAGGATCTTCCGCCTCGTCTACCATCACCCTAGACATCGAGAATGAGTCTGTTGATGATGTCTTTAACTACGTCTTACGCTTGTCTGGAATGCAGGCCAATCGAGTCGGTCAAACCGTCTTTGTAGGTAAAACTCTACCAGGCGATGCCCAAAACCGGGTTGTGAGAACAATTCGTCTGAATCAAATCAAAGCAACATCAACGAGTAAGAGATCAAATACACTTTCAAGCAAGGCTGATACGGGAGGGAATATTACTCCTCAATCGGATAGTGGCAGTAGTTCTAGTACCACTGAAACTGGAATCACTCGTGAAACTTCTCTTACACAAGAGATAGAATCGCAAGGCGCTAAAGAAACTTTAGAGAATTATGGGGCGAATGGCGGTAGTGAAGAAGGAAGTTCTGCTCTTTTAGAAGGACTAGAAGTTGTCGCTGATGGTCGGACAAACACGATCACCCTCATCGGCACACCTCGCAAAGTAGAGACAGCAACATCGATCTTGACGAGATTGGATGTTCGACAACGTCAAGTAGCAATTAACGTCAAATTTATAGATGTCAATTTGCTGAAGGGTAAAACCTCAAATGCTGACTTACAATTTCGTGCCAATGATTCTTTAGGAATCGGCTTTAGACAAGACCCAAATGGTAGTGGCAACAGTGGTCTGTCGACAATTTTTGGATCAGGTGCGGTTGATATTGTTGGCAGTGGTCTGTTTACATTGACTGAAACATTTTTGGCTAATTTGTTTGTATCTATACAAAATAATAATGCCAAAATTCTGACGAATCCTACATTGCTAGTGCAGGAAGGGAGTTCAGCGCAGGTCAACCTGACTCAACAAGTGTTTACAGGCTTTGTACAGAGAACAAATACTGATGCTACTGATGCTGGAGGCGTCTCTTCTACACAATCTCTAGAACCAAACATTCAGAATGCTGGAGTCATCCTCAATGTCGCAGTAGACCATATTGATGACAATGGATTTGTGACCATGAGTATGTCGCCAGAAGTCAGTTCAATTTCAGGAACGTTCACAGATGCTTTATCTGGTGGACAAGCTAATCTGCTGGCACAACGTCGAATCGAAACAGGCAAGTTACGCCTACGAGATGGTCAGACTCTAGTGCTAACAGGTATTATCCAAGACCAAGATCGTGTAGGAGTTAGCAAAGTTCCGATTCTGGGTGATATTCCTCTTTTGGGCCGCCTATTCCGTCGAGAAACTAACTCTCGAGAGAGGACTGAATTAGTAGTCTTGGTAAGACCTGAAATTGTAGACGACTCGGATCAATCTACTTTTGGTTACGATTATAAGCCGGGTGAAGAATCGCGAAAGTTATTGAAGCCCTAGATTCATACTCTATCTACACAAACCTAATCTAACAGCGAAGCCCATCATGTTTGTATGATGGGCTTCGCTGTTAGATTAGGTTTGTGTGCTTAGCTAAACAGAGGGTTGTACACTGTTGCTCAACCAGAGATGCGGCCCCGTAGCTGGTTTGATTTATACTGTCACTAATTCTGGTTCAGACCGCTTGCTGTTACGGATAGCTTCGATAGTTGTGGCATAGTCATCAGCCTTGAACACAGCTGATCCAGCCACAATGGCATTAGCCCCAGCTTCCAAAACTTGCCAAGAATTGTTGGCTTTTAGGCCACCATCGACTTCAATCCAAGGATCTAGTCCACGCTCATCACACATTTGACGAAGCTTACGAATCTTGGGTAGCACTCCTGGAATGAAGCTTTGGCCGCCAAATCCAGGGTTAACACTCATGATCAAAACCAAATCGCAAAGTTCTAAAACATAATCAATTTGATCTAAAGAAGTGCCAGGATTCAAAACGACTCCCGCCATTTTGCCTAACTCTTTAATTTGACCTAAAGCTCGATGGAGATGGGTTGTAGAGCTAGCTTCGGCGTGAACGGAAATGATGTCTGCCCCTGCTTTAGCAAAGTCGGCAACATATCGCTCAGGTTCCACAATCATCAAGTGAACATCTAAAGGCTTCTCTGTCACTGGGCGAAGAGCATCCACAATTAAAGGGCCAATGGTGATATTTGGGACAAAACGACCATCCATAACATCTACATGAATCCAGTCCGCCCCAGCTTTATCGACGGCTCGAACTTCCTCACCTAAACGGCTAAAATCCGCAGACAGAATAGATGGAGAGATGACGGTCGATTTGGGTGAAGAAGATAGAGTCATGGTAAAAGATCCGGTTATGACGACTGCTTAGAGAGGCAAAGTTGAAAACTTGAGCACTTTCGCAGTAACCAGTTTAACAAAATCTTCAACTTTGACCTAACCCTGATTCTTAATCAACCCCTGATAAATCGGTTAAGCGTAGGTTTGTTGGGCCAGTTGAATCGCTTTGCGACGGGCCTCGATAATTTCATCCATCTCCCGGGCTAGTTGAGGGGTGCGTTCGATCAGCACTTGCATAGCTTCGATTTCTAAAATCATGACATCCACATCGCTCAGGGCAACAACGGAGTTAGAACTAGGTTCCCTTGAGAGCAAAGCTGTGGCCCCAAAAAAATCTCCTTTGGATAACCTCAAGACTTCTTGATCATGATTTGTGTGACTCAGGACATTCATCTGAACCTGACCCGCCAACAGAAAGTTCAGCTTTACCTCTTCTTGTCCTTGATAGATAATGCGTTCCCCTTTACCAAAGGATTTAAAGTCTGCATTGGCAACCAGTTGCTCTAAGACATCTGAATGGGTCGTGATGAAACAGGGAAGCGATCGCAACTCCGTAATAATCCGATTGGTACTGCCGTTTAACTCATCCTTGTGAGGGCGTTCATGAATCAAGGTGCGAATGGGAAATGGAATCGTTAGCCCATGACGCTGGGCGGCATACCAAACCCGAGTCATAAATGCATCACGAATATCGGGAACCCGATCATAATCCCGCAAATACAAACGGACATAGTAATTGATGGATGAATCCCCATAGGCACTCGTTTGGATGATGGGTTCTGGGTCCGATAAAACTCCTGGTGTTTCCAACGCTGCTTGGCGAATCACCTGCTTAACCTTATTGGGTGGATCATCGTAGGAAAACCCTAATTCAATCGGTTCACCATGCAAGGGTTGGGGGCGGCGATAGTTGTAAAACACTTCCTTGGCCAACACAGAGTTGGGCACAATCAGCATTTCTTTGTTGCGAGTGATGAGGTGGACGGCACGCCAGTTAATTTCAATTACTTTACCAACCACGTCCCCAAATTTGAGCCAATCTCCAATCACAAAGGGGCGACCAAACAGCAGTGCAATCCCTGAAAATAAGTTACCCAGAGTATCTTGGAGGGCAAGACCAATCACAATTGAACTAACCCCTAAGGCGGTCAGCAACCCACCTAAATCGGTTTTCCAGACCAATGAGAGCACAAATGCCGTCCCAATTAAGATGAGGAAAAACCGGGTTAAATCTCTAAGGAGCTTAGGCACTTGGGCCTGCCAAGTATGTCCCCCTGCTTCCACAAACAGCAGCACATTTACATAGGACAACGCCGCATGAATCAAAGACACCCAGAGGGATGTCTGCAGCAAGCGAATGGCCGTTTGTTCAGTATCTAAACCGATAATTTTGGTGAGGACAATAAACCCAACGAAAATCGGCAAGACCAGATTTCGCAAGATTCTCAGGGTATGGACCAAAGGCTTCCCATGTTTCTGGGAATAGACAATGGATTCATTTAAGACCAACATCAGGCAGGGAAACCCTACCATCAAGCCGCAGCTCCAGAGAAACCAGGATTGCTGAAGAAGAGAGGAAGTCATTACTTGCACTGAGAAGACGTCAGAAGAAATGGGGAAAATGAGCGCAGCTAAATCTTGAGCAACCAAGCCGGGAGCTTATTATTACCACTAATGATGACTTCACGACTATTATCAAACTCATAGATATCGCCCAGCTGGTCATGAACCGATTGGCTGACCTGAACCGTATCGCCTTCGCCGGCTGTTTGCATACGATGGGCAATATTGACCGTATCTCCCCACAAGTCATAAATAAACTTGCTGCGACCGACAATACCCGCCACCACAGCTCCAGAATTGATGCCGACTCGGGCTCGCAATGCAGTTTGATGGGTTTGATTGAACCGCTGGACAATACGGGTAATCTCAATACCAAAGTCCATAATCCGTTTGGTATGGTCCAGTCGGGGAACAGACAGACCACAAACGGCCATATAGCCGCTACCAATCGTTTTAATCTTTTCTACACCGAAGCGTTCAGCAGCTTCGTCAAAGGCGCGGACTAGCTCATTGAGTAAAGCTACAATTTCACTGGCAGGCAGTATTTCTGCTAAATCAGTGAATCCAATTAAGTCTGCAAATAACACCGTGACATTGGCATAGCTATCGGCAATTTGCTCCTCACCACTTTTTAAGCGTTGGGCAACCGGTTCAGGCAAAATACAAGAGAGCAATTGCTCATTTTCCTGGCTTTGTAGTTCTAACGCTTGGGTTTTATTAGATAAACTTTCCACCATTTGGTTGAAAGAAACCGCCAAATCATGGAACTCATCTTGAGAACTGACAGAGACAGTGACGTCGGTATTGCCTTCACTGAGGTGCCGAAAACCCGTAATCAAGGTTTGGATAGGCTTTACAAACAAACGGGATAGAAAAAGCGCCAGAACAGTGATCACCAAGATCAAAATTGCGGTTGAAATCAGGACTTGCTTCTGAAATTCGGTAATGGGAGCAAAAGCTTCGTCTGCATCCATTTCAGCCAAGATGGCCCAGTCCAGACCTTTGACTTGGAGGGTACTATAGGAGCTGAGAACAGGAATTCCCCGATAATCATCAATAATATCGATACCCGAATTACCTAGCAGGGCTCGCTGAGCTGCAATTGTTTTGACTTCTTGCTCCAAAATTGAGTTCTTCTGCCGCCGCATTCGCTCAATTTGTTGAGATTCGAGACCACTTTTGGCCAAGGATTGAAAATAGTTGGAAGAGTTTTCTAATAAGAAACGAGAATTAGACCGCAACAGAAAATCTGAGCCAACTAAATAAGTTTCCCCACTCGTCCCTAGACCCATTTCTTGCCACCGTTGACCGTTGGTCATGACTTCGTCAATCTTCTTGATATTGACCTGAAGAGCCATCACGCCAATCAGTTCTCCTCCCTCGAATAAAGGGCTGGCAATAATGGCAGCGGGACTATTAAGAGAGGGGCGATAGGGTTCAAAATCTGTGAAGGTTACGAACTTAGGCTCTCCTTTACGAACGACCTCCCGGAATGCTTGGGCTAAGACACTTTGAGAATAGGGACCTGACTCTAAATCAGTACTAAAATCAACCCCTTTATAGGTGCTGTAGACGACTTTGCCAGATTTAGGATCGATCAAAAACAGATCTTCATAGGTGAATTCTGAGACTAAAGAGCGGAATGCTGGATGATATCGTCGATGCACTTGGGTATATTTGCTACCATCGCCTGGATCATCAATTTGGACTTTTTCGTCAAAATCCGGCGTTTTAATGGTGTAGTGATACTGCAAATAGACATCACTATTGCCCAAAGGCAAATAGGTTTGGACCTGGGGTTCCCCAGCTATATTGGCGTCTAAGGGCTGGATAAATTCTTTTTGGTAATAGGCTTGAATCGCTGGCTGCCACTGGCTTGGAATTTTTTTGGAATTAAGTTCCTGGTGGGCTTGCTTAAACGCTTTCATGGCCTCTTTGGTGGTGGGATTACCACTGAGAAAGCGCATTTGGCGGTTCAGTTGATCAAAGAATGATCGCACCTCATAGCTTTTAGTAGTGCGTAAGCTGGTGAGCTGGTTAAAAATACGGCGGGTTAACGCAGCTTTACCGCTGTTGTAACCAATAAAAGCAATTACTAGGATTGAGCTTACGCTGACCCCTAGGAACATCAGGGTCAATTTAGATTGAATACTTAACTTCTTCAGCACTCGTGGAGTCTTCCTCAGACAATCGGTCAAGGTCTTGCACTTGGCTTGTTTTTACCATGCTTCGTACCGTTTATGGCTGAAAAATCTTGTTTTTGCTACGACTGTAGAGATATTGGAGTTAAATTCTGAAAGAAGGGAATCTTAGAGTTATCGAAATCGACTTTATCGTCAGGCTGATAACATCCGTTTTTCAACATTATGTGCCTATCCTCAAAAAGCTTCATCTCGCCTGATCCTTATCCAACAATGCATTTCAGCCAAATGTTATCCATATATTTAGCCAGATTCAAGTCTTTAGACTTTATGTATCTTTACTTAACAAGGACTTAATTTGTACTTTCTTATACTATATTTAAGTTAAGAAAAGATAACCTTAAGCACTGTTGCCAGACAGTCTGATTTGGTGCGCAAACTTGTGATTTGGGAAGTGCTAACAACTTCAAAAGCAACTAAGTTTGCAATGGCTCAAGGGTATTTAGAACGCAGTTTTGGAGTTGTGAGGATAACGCGACGTGATGCAGCAACAACTCATGTCATCCCCGCTTGCTAATGGCGCACTGCAGCGATATGACGCCCGTAAGATCGCATCTTACTACCGCTGGCGTCCTTGGCAAGCTCTCTGGCGTTTATTCAACATTATTTGGTTATTTGGTGGGTTTGTTTGGGGTCTGCTATGGGACCGATGGACGAACAATAGTGCGGCCCATTCTCTTCAACGGGCCATTCAAATTCGTAAAATCCTGACACGGTTAGGCCCCACCTTCATTAAAGTGGGGCAGGCTCTATCCACACGCCCTGATCTCATCCCCAAAGAATTCCTGACGGAGCTGATGTTGCTCCAAGACCAGTTGCCTCCTTTCCCGAATGACAAAGCCTTTGCCTTAATTGAATCTGAACTGCGTCAGCCCATCCGTGAGATTTATCAAGAAATTTCGGCAAAGCCCGTCGCGGCCGCCAGTTTAGGACAGGTTTATCGAGGTCGATTGTTTACGGGCGAAGAGGTGGCTATTAAGGTCCAACGCCCAAATCTAAGGCCAAAGCTGACATTGGATCTCTATCTAATGCGGCAGATGGCGGCTTCGTTTGGGCGATTTCTACCCCTCAATTTGGGCCATGACTTAACGCTAATTGTGGACGAGTTCGGCACCAAACTGTTTGAAGAGATTGACTATATCAATGAAGGGCAAAATGCCGAGCGGTTTGCGGAAAACTTCAAAGAGTATCCTGCGGTTGAAGTGCCTGGAATTCACTGGGCTTACAGTAGCAAGAAAGTCCTGACCCTGCAGTGGATAAATGGTTTTAAGCTAACCGATAGTCAATGCGCAGTGGATGCCAATATGGACCCGGATCGCCTGGTGCAGATTGGTGTGATTTCTAGTTTGCGTCAACTGCTGGAGTTTGGATTTTTCCATGCCGATCCACATCCTGGCAATCTCTTTGCCACGTCTCAAGGCAGTATGGCCTATGTAGATTTTGGCATGATGGATCAGCTCGATCAACCTACCAAAAATACGTTGGTAGATGCGGTCGTTCATTTGGTCAACAAAGACTATGAATTGTTAGCATCTGACTTTGTAAAGCTAGGCTTTCTTACCCCTGAGACCGATATCCGGCCCATTATCCCAGCATTGGAAGATGTCTTTGATGACATCATTGGGGCAAAGGTCGGCGATTTCAATTTCAAAACCATTACGGATCGGTTCTCGGAGTTGATGTATGACTATCCTTTCCGAGTTCCAGCTAAGTTTGCTCTGATCATCCGATCTTTGGTTACCCAAGAAGGGGTCGCCCTGTGCCTTAATCCCGACTTCAAAATTCTGGAAGTCAGCTATCCCTATGTAGCTCAACGCTTACTCGCTGGAGAAACGCCTGACTTTCAGCGTCGCTTACTAGAAGTGCTGTTTAAGGACGGGAAGTTCCAATGGCAGCGCTTGGAGAACCTGATTGCGATCGCACAAACGGATCAGAGTTTCGATCTCATTCCCACCGCCCGCTTAGGCATGCAGTTCTTAATGTCTGATGAGGGAGATTACTTACGTCGTCAGGTGGTCTTGGCCTTGATCGAAGATGATCGACTGCATACCGAAGAAGTTGAGCGGCTGTGGAACTTAATTAAGGACGATTTGAAGCCAGAGAAGTTGTTTAATGTGGCCTTAGGGGCCTTGGCCGAATTCTCTGACTCCAACCTTCCCGAGTGGCTACCTCGTCCCCCCCTACCTATTTCCTAAACCTCCTCTAAGAAGAACGTCCTAATAGAGAGCAGAAATTGCCCTAACCATAGCGCTCAGACAAGGCGGCTTGCGCTTCTTCTCGATCATCAAAATGAACCTTTTCGGTGCCTAGGATTTGGTAATCTTCATGGCCCTTACCTGCAATCAGGATAGTATCGCCGGGTTTCGCTTGTGCGATCGCAGTCTGAATCGCCACCCGTCGATCCACCTCTATAATGGGTTTCACCTGAGCTGAGATCCCCCCTAACACGTCTTGCAAAATCTGCTGAGGATCTTCAGTGCGGGGATTATCGGAAGTGACAATGGCTTGATCCGAGAGACGAGCAGCAATTTCTCCCATCAATGGTCGCTTAGTCCGATCGCGATCGCCGCCACAGCCGAACACACAGGCCATTTGGCCTTTAACAAACGGACGGGCCGCCTTCAGCAAATTCTCTAGGCTATCGGGGGTATGGGCATAATCAACAATGACGCTAATATCCTGTTTAGGAGAACAGGTAATTTGCTGCATTCGACCGGGAACCCCAGGAAATTGAGCTAAAGCAGGGGTGATCTGCTCTAAGGTAAGGTCCAATTCCAGAGCAGCACCCACAGCAGCCAATAGGTTAGAAACATTAAACTGCCCCACCAAAGGAGAGAAGAACTCAACCGTGCCTTTCGGAGTATGGAGTTGGCCTTTAACACCAGTAGTTTCATAGCACAGACCGCTAGTGTACAAATCAGCAGGTCCTTCAATACTGTAGGTCCAGCATTGATTCGTACCTATCTGCTCTACCAATCGTTGACCATAGGCATCATCAATATTAATGACGGCTCGCCCTTGCAAATAGTCAGGGGAAAACAGTAACGCCTTGGCAGCAAAATAATCTTCCATACCCTGGTGGTAATCCAGGTGATCTTGGGTCAAATTCGAAAACACAGCCACGGCAAACTGACAGCCCAGCACCCGTTGTTGGACCAGGGCATGGGAGCTAACTTCCATAATTCCAAACTGGCACTTAGCAGCCACGGCATCAGACAACTGCTGCTGTAGATCCACGGCAAAAGGGGTCGTGTGGGTAGACGTCACTTGGTGCCCAGGCCAACGGGCATACAGAGTGCCAAATAAGGCCGTGGGGGATTGGGCCGTTGTCAATAAATACTCAATCAGATGGGTAGTGGTGGTTTTCCCATTCGTACCCGTCATACCCACCAGCTTTAATTTATGGCTGGGTTGGTCATAAAATGTGGCTGCCACCTCAGCACAAGCGCGAGGCATATCCTTAAGGGAAATCACGCAGTGGGTGCCCACGTCAGACAGGTCCACTTGATCAGAAACCAACGCAGCCGCCGCACCCGCCTCAATCGCACTTTTCCAAAAACTGCCCCCATCCACGCGAGTGCCAGGCATACCGATAAATAAGTACCCTGGCTGCACCGCCCAGGAATTAGTGGTTAACCCTGTAATCTCTGTTTCTAGGGCTGGATGGTCAGGGGGAGGTGTCTCCCACTGATTTGTAGAGAGTTCAGCGAGTAACGTACGTAGTTTGACCATGCCCAATCCGTTGATGTTGATAAAAACACTAAAGATACTTTTGCAGAAATCGCTGCAATTGCTCAACTGATAAGCGAGGAGCCGGACGTGGAAGGGGGGTTTCCATCGCTTGATCCGCAGCCAGGTTTTCTCGCTTAATCAATACGGGGATTTCATATTGATAGGCTTGAAACCAATCCTCACGACTCGTAATATCGCGAATTTCGAGTTCCATGGGGGGATCTTGGATTTGCTCTAGTTTTTCTTGTAAACCTTCGCACAGGTGGCATCCTGGTTTACTGTACAAAATCAAGGTAACCATGGTTGCAGCACAGATGACACAACGCCGAAAACAAGATCAGCCTCTGGATTTTAGCTTAGATGGTCTACAGGAGGAGGCTATCATCTGATTCGGTCTCATCTTCCCCCGTATCGCTGAGGGCATGGGCCACATCTTGCATAAAGTTAAGGGTTTGTTGATAACGCTGCATTTCGCGCTGTTCAAGAAAGATTTTCAACCCCGTAGATAAAGCCTGTAAGCTACCCTGACGATCGCCATCTCTAAACAAAGCAACGCCTTGGTCATAATATTGTTCGGCTTCTTGCAATCGTTGTTTGCGATTACTAGCGACTGGCTTCACCTTATCCCCTGGAGGGGAATCTATCGGTGCTGAGAAGTCGCTGCTATAGCGAGACAGGGGACTCAGGGATGCACCACAATGGATACAGAATTGATTACCTGGACTATTCCCTTCATGGGTGCAGGACTTCTGTGAAGTTTGCGTAGCCTGAAGAATTTCATTTTCCTGTTGAAACAGTGACGCCATCGAATCGGTAGCGTCATCCACCCTAGACGGCGAGGGCGATGTTGAGGCTGCAGGAGACGATGGTGCTAGGGGTTGAGAAAACTCTGTTGGGGAGGCTGGTGAAGTTTTTAATGGTTGCTGGGGAGGCCGAGCGGAACGCTTAGGGGTTTGACGAATAACATGGTTTAAGTCTGCCTGGGCCGCAGCCTCATCCCCAAGAGCAGACAGGCAGCGGGCTCGTTTAACATAAGATTCTCGGTTATTCGGATCGAGGCGAATCGTACGAGAATAATCTTCGAT
The Acaryochloris marina S15 genome window above contains:
- a CDS encoding UDP-N-acetylmuramoyl-L-alanyl-D-glutamate--2,6-diaminopimelate ligase, producing MVKLRTLLAELSTNQWETPPPDHPALETEITGLTTNSWAVQPGYLFIGMPGTRVDGGSFWKSAIEAGAAAALVSDQVDLSDVGTHCVISLKDMPRACAEVAATFYDQPSHKLKLVGMTGTNGKTTTTHLIEYLLTTAQSPTALFGTLYARWPGHQVTSTHTTPFAVDLQQQLSDAVAAKCQFGIMEVSSHALVQQRVLGCQFAVAVFSNLTQDHLDYHQGMEDYFAAKALLFSPDYLQGRAVINIDDAYGQRLVEQIGTNQCWTYSIEGPADLYTSGLCYETTGVKGQLHTPKGTVEFFSPLVGQFNVSNLLAAVGAALELDLTLEQITPALAQFPGVPGRMQQITCSPKQDISVIVDYAHTPDSLENLLKAARPFVKGQMACVFGCGGDRDRTKRPLMGEIAARLSDQAIVTSDNPRTEDPQQILQDVLGGISAQVKPIIEVDRRVAIQTAIAQAKPGDTILIAGKGHEDYQILGTEKVHFDDREEAQAALSERYG
- a CDS encoding AarF/ABC1/UbiB kinase family protein, with the protein product MQQQLMSSPLANGALQRYDARKIASYYRWRPWQALWRLFNIIWLFGGFVWGLLWDRWTNNSAAHSLQRAIQIRKILTRLGPTFIKVGQALSTRPDLIPKEFLTELMLLQDQLPPFPNDKAFALIESELRQPIREIYQEISAKPVAAASLGQVYRGRLFTGEEVAIKVQRPNLRPKLTLDLYLMRQMAASFGRFLPLNLGHDLTLIVDEFGTKLFEEIDYINEGQNAERFAENFKEYPAVEVPGIHWAYSSKKVLTLQWINGFKLTDSQCAVDANMDPDRLVQIGVISSLRQLLEFGFFHADPHPGNLFATSQGSMAYVDFGMMDQLDQPTKNTLVDAVVHLVNKDYELLASDFVKLGFLTPETDIRPIIPALEDVFDDIIGAKVGDFNFKTITDRFSELMYDYPFRVPAKFALIIRSLVTQEGVALCLNPDFKILEVSYPYVAQRLLAGETPDFQRRLLEVLFKDGKFQWQRLENLIAIAQTDQSFDLIPTARLGMQFLMSDEGDYLRRQVVLALIEDDRLHTEEVERLWNLIKDDLKPEKLFNVALGALAEFSDSNLPEWLPRPPLPIS
- a CDS encoding adenylate/guanylate cyclase domain-containing protein, with product MTDCLRKTPRVLKKLSIQSKLTLMFLGVSVSSILVIAFIGYNSGKAALTRRIFNQLTSLRTTKSYEVRSFFDQLNRQMRFLSGNPTTKEAMKAFKQAHQELNSKKIPSQWQPAIQAYYQKEFIQPLDANIAGEPQVQTYLPLGNSDVYLQYHYTIKTPDFDEKVQIDDPGDGSKYTQVHRRYHPAFRSLVSEFTYEDLFLIDPKSGKVVYSTYKGVDFSTDLESGPYSQSVLAQAFREVVRKGEPKFVTFTDFEPYRPSLNSPAAIIASPLFEGGELIGVMALQVNIKKIDEVMTNGQRWQEMGLGTSGETYLVGSDFLLRSNSRFLLENSSNYFQSLAKSGLESQQIERMRRQKNSILEQEVKTIAAQRALLGNSGIDIIDDYRGIPVLSSYSTLQVKGLDWAILAEMDADEAFAPITEFQKQVLISTAILILVITVLALFLSRLFVKPIQTLITGFRHLSEGNTDVTVSVSSQDEFHDLAVSFNQMVESLSNKTQALELQSQENEQLLSCILPEPVAQRLKSGEEQIADSYANVTVLFADLIGFTDLAEILPASEIVALLNELVRAFDEAAERFGVEKIKTIGSGYMAVCGLSVPRLDHTKRIMDFGIEITRIVQRFNQTHQTALRARVGINSGAVVAGIVGRSKFIYDLWGDTVNIAHRMQTAGEGDTVQVSQSVHDQLGDIYEFDNSREVIISGNNKLPAWLLKI
- a CDS encoding glutaredoxin family protein; protein product: MVTLILYSKPGCHLCEGLQEKLEQIQDPPMELEIRDITSREDWFQAYQYEIPVLIKRENLAADQAMETPLPRPAPRLSVEQLQRFLQKYL
- the rpe gene encoding ribulose-phosphate 3-epimerase, with protein sequence MTLSSSPKSTVISPSILSADFSRLGEEVRAVDKAGADWIHVDVMDGRFVPNITIGPLIVDALRPVTEKPLDVHLMIVEPERYVADFAKAGADIISVHAEASSTTHLHRALGQIKELGKMAGVVLNPGTSLDQIDYVLELCDLVLIMSVNPGFGGQSFIPGVLPKIRKLRQMCDERGLDPWIEVDGGLKANNSWQVLEAGANAIVAGSAVFKADDYATTIEAIRNSKRSEPELVTV
- a CDS encoding AMIN domain-containing protein; this translates as MNSYQGKPGIIIGCAAAALGAMIQPVWAAETEVTNVQLNPTAKGFELVLGTQGDNRPPIFTVNRGNTSVSDVSNSLLRLPEAGSFQQKDPAPGIKFVEVRQLDPDTVRITVEGVHSAPIAETIRNDNRDGVLAIKFDGAPGSSDPVATSSQPSNLRSRASAVPSFRSRAKAPPVGDMAIAPLNVEPDRIDLGSDQIIPKLLLREAPVREVLTLLGRAANVNVAFAEQGGEGEEGSSASSTITLDIENESVDDVFNYVLRLSGMQANRVGQTVFVGKTLPGDAQNRVVRTIRLNQIKATSTSKRSNTLSSKADTGGNITPQSDSGSSSSTTETGITRETSLTQEIESQGAKETLENYGANGGSEEGSSALLEGLEVVADGRTNTITLIGTPRKVETATSILTRLDVRQRQVAINVKFIDVNLLKGKTSNADLQFRANDSLGIGFRQDPNGSGNSGLSTIFGSGAVDIVGSGLFTLTETFLANLFVSIQNNNAKILTNPTLLVQEGSSAQVNLTQQVFTGFVQRTNTDATDAGGVSSTQSLEPNIQNAGVILNVAVDHIDDNGFVTMSMSPEVSSISGTFTDALSGGQANLLAQRRIETGKLRLRDGQTLVLTGIIQDQDRVGVSKVPILGDIPLLGRLFRRETNSRERTELVVLVRPEIVDDSDQSTFGYDYKPGEESRKLLKP
- a CDS encoding mechanosensitive ion channel family protein, encoding MTSSLLQQSWFLWSCGLMVGFPCLMLVLNESIVYSQKHGKPLVHTLRILRNLVLPIFVGFIVLTKIIGLDTEQTAIRLLQTSLWVSLIHAALSYVNVLLFVEAGGHTWQAQVPKLLRDLTRFFLILIGTAFVLSLVWKTDLGGLLTALGVSSIVIGLALQDTLGNLFSGIALLFGRPFVIGDWLKFGDVVGKVIEINWRAVHLITRNKEMLIVPNSVLAKEVFYNYRRPQPLHGEPIELGFSYDDPPNKVKQVIRQAALETPGVLSDPEPIIQTSAYGDSSINYYVRLYLRDYDRVPDIRDAFMTRVWYAAQRHGLTIPFPIRTLIHERPHKDELNGSTNRIITELRSLPCFITTHSDVLEQLVANADFKSFGKGERIIYQGQEEVKLNFLLAGQVQMNVLSHTNHDQEVLRLSKGDFFGATALLSREPSSNSVVALSDVDVMILEIEAMQVLIERTPQLAREMDEIIEARRKAIQLAQQTYA